The proteins below are encoded in one region of Shewanella putrefaciens:
- a CDS encoding sensor domain-containing diguanylate cyclase produces MQLPPIPDNELQRLATLRSLNVLDTDAEERFDRITRLTRRIFSLPYCVITLVDAHRQWFKSRQGLEITETPRDVSFCAHAINYEEIFIVNDTLKDARFSDNPLVVQPPYIRFYVGYPLTLHGQFRVGTLCLIGTEPRTFSGEEIETLTDLGQMVEAELLSIAQNTLDPLTAISNRRGFELLAHQALASCRRTQAEAALVFFDLDFFKEVNDNFGHLRGDQVLYDFAHILMSAFRESDVIARLGGDEFVVLLSFVHRETVNLAINRFKLLLEQYNQQHPLEHKIATSIGVAHWTPDSAVSLEELFDSADKAMYQDKATHHGDKP; encoded by the coding sequence ATGCAATTACCGCCAATCCCTGATAATGAGCTACAACGTTTAGCCACATTACGTTCACTCAATGTGTTAGATACCGATGCCGAAGAACGCTTCGACCGTATTACTCGGCTCACTCGACGAATTTTTTCCCTGCCCTATTGTGTCATTACCCTTGTCGATGCACATCGTCAATGGTTTAAGTCCCGCCAAGGATTGGAAATCACTGAAACCCCAAGGGATGTTTCTTTTTGCGCCCATGCCATTAACTATGAAGAAATTTTTATTGTGAATGACACCCTAAAGGATGCACGCTTTAGTGATAATCCCCTGGTTGTACAGCCACCCTATATTCGGTTTTATGTTGGCTATCCTTTAACTCTTCACGGTCAATTTCGGGTGGGAACCCTATGTTTGATTGGGACTGAGCCGCGAACGTTTAGTGGTGAAGAGATTGAAACCTTAACGGATTTAGGCCAAATGGTGGAGGCTGAGTTACTCTCCATTGCCCAAAATACCTTAGATCCACTCACGGCAATTTCTAATCGTCGTGGTTTTGAATTGTTGGCGCATCAAGCCCTAGCGAGTTGTCGTCGCACCCAGGCCGAAGCGGCCTTGGTATTTTTCGATCTCGACTTTTTTAAGGAAGTGAACGACAACTTTGGCCACCTTAGGGGGGACCAAGTGCTATATGACTTTGCCCATATTTTGATGTCGGCCTTTAGGGAGTCGGATGTGATAGCAAGGCTTGGCGGTGATGAGTTTGTCGTGCTGTTAAGTTTTGTACACAGGGAGACGGTTAACCTCGCTATAAATCGTTTTAAATTGTTACTTGAGCAATATAATCAACAACATCCGCTAGAACATAAAATTGCCACCAGTATTGGCGTTGCTCACTGGACACCGGATTCCGCAGTGAGCTTAGAGGAGCTGTTCGACTCCGCCGATAAAGCTATGTACCAGGATAAAGCGACCCATCACGGCGATAAGCCCTAG